In the Helianthus annuus cultivar XRQ/B chromosome 11, HanXRQr2.0-SUNRISE, whole genome shotgun sequence genome, one interval contains:
- the LOC110865809 gene encoding putative 12-oxophytodienoate reductase 11: protein MTRYILCINETTRDHESKTQIAMAPTSPLLTPYKMGNFNLSHRVVLAPLTRNRSYGNMPQPHAILYYSQRATKGGLLIAEATGVSDTAQGYPETPGIWTKEQVEAWKPIVNAVHDKGGIFFCQIWHVGRVSNYGFQPNGQAPVFSTDKGITPGLDGGDWSPPRRLRTDEIPALINDFRLAARNAIDAGFDGVEIHGANGYIIDQFLKDQVNDRTDQYGGTLENRCRLALEIVEAIANEIGGDKVGIRLSTFADYMECGDSNPEALGLYMANALNKYGILYLHVIEPRMVQAGNKAETPYSTLPMKKAFKGTFISAGGYKKVDGDKVVAGGNADLIAFGRLFLANPDLPRRFELDADLNKYNRATFYIQDPVVGYTDYPFLEV, encoded by the exons ATGACAAgatatattttgtgtataaatgaGACTACAAGAGATCATGAAAGCAAAACTCAAATCGCAATGGCACCCACATCTCCTCTTCTTACTCCATACAAAATGGGCAACTTCAATCTCTCTCATAG GGTTGTGCTTGCACCGTTGACAAGAAATAGATCGTATGGCAATATGCCGCAACCACACGCCATTTTGTATTACTCTCAACGGGCAACCAAAGGTGGCCTTCTTATCGCCGAAGCAACTGGGGTCTCAGACACGGCCCAAGG ATATCCTGAAACACCTGGGATTTGGACGAAAGAGCAAGTGGAGGCATGGAAACCGATCGTGAATGCTGTGCATGACAAGGGTGGCATATTCTTTTGTCAGATTTGGCATGTAGGTCGCGTATCAAACTATG GATTTCAACCCAATGGGCAAGCTCCGGTATTTTCAACAGACAAAGGAATCACACCGGGCCTAGACGGTGGAGACTGGTCTCCTCCTCGTAGACTAAGAACCGACGAAATCCCAGCCCTAATTAACGACTTCAGGCTAGCAGCACGTAACGCCATTGATGCAG GATTCGATGGAGTCGAAATCCACGGAGCAAATGGATACATCATTGACCAGTTCTTGAAAGATCAGGTGAACGATAGAACCGATCAGTACGGAGGAACCCTAGAAAACCGATGTCGCCTCGCCCTAGAAATTGTGGAAGCAATAGCGAACGAGATCGGAGGTGACAAAGTTGGTATACGGCTATCCACATTCGCCGATTACATGGAATGCGGCGATTCTAACCCCGAAGCCCTTGGGCTTTACATGGCTAATGCACTAAATAAGTATGGAATTCTTTATCTTCATGTAATTGAGCCTAGAATGGTGCAAGCTGGGAACAAAGCTGAAACTCCATATAGTACACTTCCAATGAAGAAAGCTTTCAAAGGTACATTTATTAGTGCTGGTGGTTATAAGAAAGTTGATGGAGACAAGGTGGTAGCCGGTGGGAATGCGGATTTGATTGCGTTCGGGCGGCTTTTCTTGGCGAACCCAGATTTGCCTAGGCGGTTTGAGCTTGATGCGGATTTGAACAAGTATAATAGGGCTACATTCTATATTCAAGATCCAGTTGTGGGATACACTGATTATCCATTTCTTGAGGTGTGA